From Bos indicus isolate NIAB-ARS_2022 breed Sahiwal x Tharparkar chromosome X, NIAB-ARS_B.indTharparkar_mat_pri_1.0, whole genome shotgun sequence:
ccccataccctccctctaggtcgtcccagtgcaccagccccaagcatccagtatcgtgcatcgaacctggactggcgactcgtttcatacatgatattatacatgtttcaatgtcattctcccaaatctccccaccctctccctctcccacagagtccataagactgatctatacatcagtgtgtcttttgctgtctcgtacacagggttattgttaccatctttctaaattccatatatatgtgttagtatactgtattggtgtttttctttctggcttacttcactctgtataataggttccagtttcatccatctcattagaactgatggagggaggagggttcaggatggggaacacaggtatacctgtggtggattcatttcgatatttggcaaaactaatacaatattgtaaagtttaaaaataaaataaaattaaagggtGAATAGAGTGCTAATACATGGAGAGGGGCTGTGCTTTCTGTCTGGATACCTCAGTGTACCTGTAACTGGGTTTCTGTCTTTACACACCAGGTGGCCAGATCAGAATGTCAGCTATGAGAGCCTCGGACCAGGATGCTCAGCAAGGGGAAAGAAGGGATGGAACTTGGGATCTTGGTATAATGACTTCAACCATtataaaaaattccagaaagctcTGTCTGGTGAATTTTGGCAACACATAGaccttccctcccacctgcctgctCTGCCTGTTCAAGCTGCTGTCAGGCTTCTGTTATGATGTAGCACCAACATAACTCCAGTATCCGAGTTCTCTACAAAGAactttatttaaagagaaaaaaaaatacaatgttgtCCCTTAAAAGCCAGCATATTGAACTAAGTATAAAGTAATTTTAACTCTGtctgaaaaaagaaatctgatagGTGTTAAATAAGCATACTCCAGAGCCTGCATACAGTGAATCGCCAGGTAGCAGTAGTGTATCGGCAGTCAGCAGCACAGGGAAACACAGGGCTCTAAGAGGAATGGGGCAGAGACTGAAGTCTGGACAGCTGTATCCAGTGTCCCAGTCATGGGATGGCAGAACAGGGTGTGGGGGAAGAACTGGGCAGCTGATACAGAGGTGGGTGATGGAGGTAAACACTCAGCTCCTTGCGAGGGACCCTCTACAGTGGGAACAAGTCAACCTACATTGATGGGGGAAGAGATACACCAATGAATGTGATGTAGCTTTGGGGTCAACAACAGATGGGATTGCTGTGATATACATAGAATTTTCCAAACAGAACTGGATTCATACTAAACAAGCCTTTCCAAGACATCTGTTATTCTTTGCaaaatgtacttcttttccttaaaaatgaaGACGGATGGAACCAGGTGGCCAGATAAGAACGTCAGCTAAGAGAGCCTCAGACGAGGGTGTTCAGCAAGGGGAAAGAAGGGATGGAACTTGGGATCTTGGTATAATGGCTTCAATCAgagttttctggaatttttcacCACCTGGAAGCAATCCCTCCTTATCTATCATTTTCTGGATTACTGAATCCCGAGATTGGAATCCAGTGGGAGTCTGAGCTGAAGAAAAATTTACACTAGTGAGAAGGGGGCGATTGGGCTAGAGGAGAACTGGAAAGagaaacatgcacacacagatatgCTGTCAATTACATTTTGATTAAACTTCATCTCCCCACAAAATTGAACACAATGAATGATTTTCCAAGGCAAtgagtatatgtgtgcatgtatgtgcactATAATCTTCAACATCACTTCTGAGACTGCTGGAAGTTCCTCCCAGACTGGATGGAGAAATCCTGCACCATTTTCTGTTGCTCCAAGGAGAAGGTAGGCATGGAGTTGACAGGTTTAGGCTTTGGGatgaagagcacaggctcagtcttCTTGGGCCTGAAGTCACTCACAAGCAGCTTATCATTCACAATACAAAAACTGGAGGAAATACGGACTCTTAGACAATTGACAGATGTACCGACCCACACCCCAAAAATTATCTGCTCCCACTGGCACTCAGTAACCAGATTCCTTCCATCCCCCTCCTGTGTCTGTCCCCAGACTCCTtgactggttcctctgccccttGTACAGAGCCCACCTTCAGAGAGATTGTCTACCAGCTTCACTCAATGGATAGCCtgatccccaacccagggacaacTTCACATCTACCCTGAATAGCAGCCCAGTACACTACAGCACAGGAGTGCACATTCTGATCCCCATTTTCAGAAGAAGATACCAAGTCACAGAGAAGCCCTGTGACttaaccaaggtcacacagagaatGAGTGTTGGGTCAAGGAGAAAACCCATGTGCTCAAGGAGAAAACCCATGTGCCAGTGAGAAAGCCCATGCTCTTCCTAGGTTAGACTGCTCCTTGGAACTACCTGCTGGCTTTCCACAATACTGAGTCAGCCTAAGGTCTGCACCACCACATGCCTAGGGCCCTGAGACCAGGTTGGTTGGGCCATCCCACCCACAACACAGCTCTTACCTGGAAGAGGTGGCAGGGGTAGTGATGAAGGTCCGGGTGAAGGAACGCACACAGCCAGGAAACCTTCCTTCTACTTcaacaaaaaacaataaacaagagtACCCCTTAGAGCCCCATGTGTTTACGGGTTCCCACAGAGGTCCCCAGTCAGGGTCTGACTTGACACTCATGCTGAGGGGTCAGTTGTTCACTTGGGGAGCCTGGGTGTTGGGAatggggagggcaactggagggcGGTCTGCTCCCAGTAACATGTTCCCATGACAACCACTTTACAAGTTCATGGGATACATTTTCCTTAACTGCCCAAGATGTGGGtatatggggaaactgagaggTTAAGTATTGGCCCAAGTTCTCAGTGTAAGGATCTGGTATGGGAGCCATGAAACTCCACAGCCTGTGTCCCTAATGCCCAGAATGAACAGGGCAGACATGAACGCAGTTCAGACCTGGGTTGTCTGTGGGAAAACTGAGGGCTGGAGATCacagaggggaaagggaggggaggggagggaaagaaggggaagggaaggggagggaggggagtccAGAGGAAGGGACGGAATGGAGagcaagggaggggagggaagctggaaggagggagggagcccagccaggggaggGAGCAGTGGACGGTCTGGGAGGGATCTATGAACACTCACCTTCCTTGAACACTCCATTCACAGAGAAGCAGAGCATTGTTTGCTGAAAGGGAAGAATGCAGGTACTCAGTCACCCCTCAACTTGATTCCTCCCCATCTGCAGCTTCCCACCCCTGCTCCCAACAAGGCAGGAAGCAGGTGCCCACCGTCTGGAACCACATGTCCACCATGAAGGACTTTAAGTCATGCTGAGTTTTGGGCAACCCACAGAGGGCATGCACAATGTCACATTTTGTGTGTTTCAGCAGCTGGAACCGCAGATCTGTGGAGGAGGGGAAGCAAGCAAAGGTCAGGGACCCTATGAATCTTCCACTCACTGCCCTTTCCTGCCCAGTCTTCCCACCACACACTCACCAGGGTCCTTGAGTTTCTTCATATTCCTGCTGTTCTTGAAGTATGCACACATGCTGCTTCTAGGAGACACAGAGGAAATGGGTTGGTGGTCCAACCAGCATAGGTGTCAGCAGGAGCTGGCCTGCATCTGCTGGGGAACCAGATGGCCCTGGGGAGGAGTCTGGGCTGTGATACTCACGGGCCTGGGTCCTTGAAGTGGAATGGAATGGTCAAGGAGAAGCAGGCTTCCTCATGATAAGCACACAGGAGTCCCTGGCGGTCCCCATAGTCATGGATCAAGTAATATCTGAGGGGGAACAATGAGGACAGTCTAGCTCTGTGATATGGAACTCAAAGGAGATTTGAAAACTCCCATGAGCAGACCTgcagagcaggcaatggcaccccactccagtactcttgcctggaaaatcccatggatggaggagcctggtaggctgcagtccatggggtcgctaagagtcggacacgactgggcgacttcactttcacttttcactttcatgcattggaggaggaaatggcaactcactccagtgttcttacctggagaatcccagggacggtggggcctggtgggctgccgtctatggggtcgcacagagtcggacacgactgaagcaacttagcagtagcagcagcagcatgagcagaCCTGAGTTTGGGTGGCCTCCCCTGTACTAGCCCTCCCCTTGCTCAGATTCCCAAGGGTACTTACTGCTGCAGGAATTGCAGGATTAGACTCTTCAGCTCATCAGATCCAAAGAAGCTTCCCTAGAATCAAAACAGTTCTCAGGACCAGGGCTGACACCCCCTTGTGTACCACCTAGAACCCTGCTGGATCCTCCATGCTCACCTTGCATGTTGGTAAGCACTTGGGGGCTTCAGTAGCACACTTAGACCCTGAGAGTGTCTCCTGGCCATCCtaggggaaggaagaggaagtcAGCAGGGCAGTCCAGGATGTGATGCTAGATGATCAGGGAAAAGAACGGAcccaggatgggggtgggggtctgaGATAAGAGGAGAAAGGGTCCTGGAAATGCCAGGGGCAGGACTACATGTCTGTCATCTCCATGGGTCCCCGAAGCCTGTGGAGAACATGGTTGAAGAAGATCCAGGGCCTTTTCAGGTTCCCACAGAGGATGGTACACTCTTCCTCCCGCAGGACATGTAAGGGTCAGGTTCAAAAATGGAACTTGGACAGGTCCTAATGGGTTTCAGAGTAGTTCGTGGGCACTGTCAGTGCTAGTTAGAGGACTCTGTGATTAAGGGATACGCTTACCAAGCTTAGTAACCTGGGGAACAACTCCAGGATGGTGCTGCCAAAatcaagacaaaagagaaaagccaGTGAAAATGTGGACGTGACCCTCCTCATGAGAGCAAGTCACTTACAGTAATCACAGCCCTGTGTGTGCCCCCCACCCACAATGCAGTATGCTAGGCTTCCAGGGCCTTGGTCACCACTCCATGGACTGACCCAGAGGAAGGCTGTTCCCtctatcccttcctcccaccacCTTTCCCCTGGGTGGCTCCCAGCCAGACTGTcctgattcccttctccagtgccacaaggACCAGCAATTCAAACCCTTACTGGAggtcttcctcccctcccttcctcccttcctctaccACCCAGTGAAGGCtgtggagagaagaggaaatggggGGGATGAGAGCCCAGGGCTTTGCTACTTCACAGGGGTTTCATCACTCTGTCAAGTCAGGACAAACCTCAGGGATGACCCAGGAGGCTGTGACAGGGAGGTGAGTGAGGTGGgactcaggagggagggaggaggatgaAGACAGACAtggagtggagggaggaggggagagatgaGAGAGACATAAGGGTGTAGAGGCAAGGCAGAGAGAGACCTTATGTTGGTTGACTTATCAGGGGAGGTGGTGCACGTAGCATTTCTGTCAACCCACATCCCTTCTGGTTCCAGCTGTTGACCCTTGTCCATCTCCCCTGCAGACTTCACCTGGAATTATGGGGAACACCCACATGGACTAGATGGCTCTGCATCCACACCCATCCTTTCCCTACAAATCCACTTCCCTTCATCTGTCACCACCCCATAAGCCTTCCCACATCCCTTTGAAAGGAAGATCTAAGTGCTCCACCTCACCTCAGTGTTGGAAAGATTCAAGTTCTTGGTGTGGGAAGCATTCTCCATAATGGTGGACAGGCTATGCACCATGTAGGGTTTTTTGTTGCTCTGGTCCAAGGACGAAAGCTATGATGAAGAAAGAAGAGTGAGGACCCCAAAGGGGATATCTGAGACAAATATGCCTCTTCTATCTGATCTCTCCAATCCTCATCATCAGCCTCAACATTGGGCCTAGGTCCTCACCTTGGACCTGACCTCTGGATGGATGTGCAGGGAGGCGGGCATGCCATTTCTACGGTTCCATGTCATTCCAATATCATAGATCATCAAGTCTCCAGGAAACCAGGAGGGAAACACAGGCTGAGAGGGCCCTGGTTGGTGCACCTCCAGCACCATCCCATCCCCATGATATCATCTCCGAGTGTCTTTCCCAGACAGACCCTCTACCCTCACCTGCCCTACAGTTACTGCTACAGCCATACCAGGGCCAAAGAGGAGTCTCTGGATGTCAAGAGATTGCTGGTGGACATCGTATGGTTTGTTAATGGTCAGCTTCAGTGTTAGGGATGGGGTTCAGTAGCTCTGTGTCTGAGGGTGAGCAGGGGGAAGAGGTGGGGCTGGGTATCAGTGCACAGCTTGTGTTAAGTCTGCATTACCTTCATCTGCTCCACCTTTTCAGACTTCAGTGCTTTCTGCACAGATTTGGGTGCATCACAGGGCTCAACAAAGATAGATATCTGTAGAGAACACAAGAGGGGctgggtaagctccaggaaatCTGTGCATGGGATCAAGCAAGACCAtgcccctctccttccctcttgccCCTATTCAGCCCTGTTCATGCCCTTGACACACACCTTTTCATTATCCTCATTGAAAATCTTGCCATTGACATTCTTCAATGCACCGGCAATGTTGGCATTCTCTACAAAGAATTGGGCCTGCATTTTTTCATAGTGAAACTGTAGGGAGAGTGACAAGAGAAGCAGAATATGAGACCAGAGCCATTTCTCATCTGGGCCTGCCATCTACCCCATTTCTTCTCATTGCCTCCATGTCCTCTCTTACTTCGACTGGAATGAAGGGGACACTGCATTCCTTCTGAATCAAATCCAGCAGCCACTTCTCATCATATTTTATACCAAAGGGAATCTAGGGGCCAAAGAAGAAATGGGAAACAAAATTGATGCAATAGAATCCAAGGTTAAGATAAGACCCAACTGTGTCTTACTTTAGAACCTATTTTCAGgctttaaataaattcttaacaTAGGACAATATCTGTTATCGCTAACTTTTGTACAAGGCATGGATTTGCTAAATATAGTTTCTTTCCATTCATATACTCTTCctgaaaaaataatatgtttcaCATGTATTTCCTTTTATAACGTTCCAAGAGATCCATGTGAGATAGGCCTGGCCTGCCACTCTGACATGGACCCCAGAGACTCAACCTCCTCCCACACTTAGCTTGAGCCAAACTGTGTGATCTGGTATGAAGTGCTTCATCTCCCTGGCAGCAggtttcctcctttgcttttagaCAACCTCTCCCATGCTCCTTCTTGCAGTCAGTCTGTTTCCTTTCTATTGCTTCTCTGAACTTGCCCTTAGATGATCTAGGAAGATAGTCCCTAGTAATAACAATACATTACCAACACCACTGCCCCAGAAAAGTTCCCAGCATCTCTACACAAATCCAACATGACTCTCTCTCATATTAGGTCCATTTATCCAGCACACTCACTATAATCTTGAACCAGCTCCCCAAGGTCtcattctgtctgtctctctccattcttctctctgaaggcttttgctttgtctccatatTAATATGCATTTGCTCTTGTTTCTGAAAACTGCTTCTCTGACGACGGGATGGAACAGCATAGGGAGCACTGTCGGGAAGTGGAGAGAAGAAAGTGGTCCATATAGACTTAGAAAGTCTTCTCCACATTTTTCCACATGATATCAGAGCTACAATAAAGATTGCTTAAACATTAGCCAGATCCCATCATTCCTCACTCTTCCAGATTGGAGAGAAGAATGACATGTTTAACTACAAGGTTTTATTGTTCACTGGTTGGTACATGTCAGCCATGCTCACTGGTCACTTACTATCTTGTTTGGAAGTCCATGGGAACATCACCTGAATCTTGCTGCTGCTGGGAATTGACACGTTCAGACGAATAGTTGTATCGCCTTCGGTAAAAACTCCAGCTTCGTGCTCTTCTTTGTAAAGGGTTCGGTTTATCACTGTCCTCTAAAATTGACAACAACAGATCAATGGTCCCAATACCAGAAGAAGTCTTGGGTAAATATCATggctaaggaaaaaaatatcactgaCTGTATAATCTAAACAGAAATGCATCACTGTGCAAAAAACAAAGGCTGAGAGACTTCACTGTGGCTCCACTTTTCAGGAAATGAGAGGTGCAGAGCATTCACAGCCAAGAAAACAGGCACAGAAGAAAGGGTCTAGATCTAGAGTGTAGTCTGTGATGTTAGATCCTGCTCTACTTGGTTCAGGCTAGGTGACATGGGACAAGTGACTTTTAATCCCCAAGTCACACTTCTCTGCTCTGCTCTAGGGGGACAATAAAACATTCCCTGAAATCTACCCTGGTGTGATGTTCAAGGGTTGAAACTGGTCTGCCTCACTGGAGGaagaattagagaaatgaaagataaGTCTGATGAAAATATCCAGAATGGAGCCTGGAaagatatatcagttcagttcagttcagttcagtcgctcagtcatgtctctttgtccccatggactgcagcacgccaggcctaaactcatgtccactgagtcggtgatgcaatcaaaccatctcatcctctgtcatccccttctcctcccacatatAATATGGAAAATACCAAAAGCAAGGTGTAGAGAATTAAAGGTGATGCAGTGAGTATACTGAAAACATGGTTAATGTGAAtcccagagaaaaggaaaggaaaagtagaGAAGTGATATTTGAAGAGAACTTGGTTGAGAAGTTTCCAAAAGTAACAAGAAATCAACTTAGGATAACAATGTTagttggagaaaaaataaattttaaggaaaaacattcctaaaaaaaaatgtattcgtTTCACCATAATGTAACAAAAAGTCAGAAATTTTGTGACCAGAAGATTCAAACTAAAAGTAATATTACAGGCTTTTTTTTGGGCAGAAGAAATATTATCCCAGGTGGAGTCACATAGATACAGGAAAGAAAGACTAATATCATTTGTGAATATGTAGGCAAATTTAAACGAGTAGGCAAATTTAAACTACATAAAATGATGATAGCAATATTTTCTGGGGGTTCACATATATagagaatgaaaatgaatgacCATAAATTTGGAAAGAGTATGTGGAATCAATGTGTCTCAAGGTCCCATAATTTTCTGAGGAGTTTTAAAGAGCTAATGAACTAATATTAGATTGtgaaaggacttccctagtggctcagatggtaaataatcagcctgcaatgaaggagacctgggttcagttcctggtttggAAGGATATCCTGCTGAAGGGAATAGCAGCcccgtccagtattcttgcctggagaattccatggacagaagagcctggtgggctacagtcagtggtgtcccaaagtgttggacacaactgaagcaacttaccatgcaCCACCACCAGACTGTTAAAAGGCAAAAATGCACATTGTAATATGAAGGGTAAGCACTACAAGAATAGCAAAAGGATGTTTAGATATCTGCATGAATTAAGAATTCAATAGTTGCAAAATATTAACCatttcaaaggaaaggaaaaggaacttaGAAGCAGCAAAATAAATACGTAGCAATATGATACACATAAAGCAAATTATATCTATCTTTACATTAAAAGATTCAGGCTAAATATTCTAAATAGAAAGACAGATATTTTCAGACTGGACTAGAAACATTTCATCAAACACTCTTGAAAAGAGGAACATGTGAAATTTAATCATCAggtaatctgaaaataaaaaatgataaaatgtataaCTTGTCCACATTAATCTACAGAAAACTGGTATAACCATATTAGTAAAAGAAAATGTACAGTTTAAAGAGAAACATtataagagaaagagggaaatttCCTTATGATGATGGGTTCAATGCAATAAGAAGATATTAATACAAAATTctaaatttgtatacaggtcttAAAATAGAgccaaaatatgcaaaataaaacctGACAGAAATAAGAGGGAATGGACAAATCCACAGTCACAGTGAGAAAC
This genomic window contains:
- the LOC139181095 gene encoding nuclear RNA export factor 3-like isoform X3 gives rise to the protein MEDSDKPNPLQRRARSWSFYRRRYNYSSERVNSQQQQDSGDVPMDFQTRYAPYAVPSRRQRSSFQKQEQMHINMETKQKPSERRMERDRQNETLGSWFKIIIPFGIKYDEKWLLDLIQKECSVPFIPVEFHYEKMQAQFFVENANIAGALKNVNGKIFNEDNEKISIFVEPCDAPKSVQKALKSEKVEQMKLSSLDQSNKKPYMVHSLSTIMENASHTKNLNLSNTEVKSAGEMDKGQQLEPEGMWVDRNATCTTSPDKSTNISTILELFPRLLSLDGQETLSGSKCATEAPKCLPTCKGSFFGSDELKSLILQFLQQYYLIHDYGDRQGLLCAYHEEACFSLTIPFHFKDPGPSSMCAYFKNSRNMKKLKDPDLRFQLLKHTKCDIVHALCGLPKTQHDLKSFMVDMWFQTQTMLCFSVNGVFKEVEGRFPGCVRSFTRTFITTPATSSSFCIVNDKLLVSDFRPKKTEPVLFIPKPKPVNSMPTFSLEQQKMVQDFSIQSGRNFQQSQK
- the LOC139181095 gene encoding nuclear RNA export factor 3-like isoform X2 encodes the protein MGSQKLLMTAEDSDKPNPLQRRARSWSFYRRRYNYSSERVNSQQQQDSGDVPMDFQTRYAPYAVPSRRQRSSFQKQEQMHINMETKQKPSERRMERDRQNETLGSWFKIIIPFGIKYDEKWLLDLIQKECSVPFIPVEFHYEKMQAQFFVENANIAGALKNVNGKIFNEDNEKISIFVEPCDAPKSVQKALKSEKVEQMKLSSLDQSNKKPYMVHSLSTIMENASHTKNLNLSNTEVKSAGEMDKGQQLEPEGMWVDRNATCTTSPDKSTNISTILELFPRLLSLDGQETLSGSKCATEAPKCLPTCKGSFFGSDELKSLILQFLQQYYLIHDYGDRQGLLCAYHEEACFSLTIPFHFKDPGPSSMCAYFKNSRNMKKLKDPDLRFQLLKHTKCDIVHALCGLPKTQHDLKSFMVDMWFQTQTMLCFSVNGVFKEEGRFPGCVRSFTRTFITTPATSSSFCIVNDKLLVSDFRPKKTEPVLFIPKPKPVNSMPTFSLEQQKMVQDFSIQSGRNFQQSQK
- the LOC139181095 gene encoding nuclear RNA export factor 3-like isoform X1, which translates into the protein MGSQKLLMTAEDSDKPNPLQRRARSWSFYRRRYNYSSERVNSQQQQDSGDVPMDFQTRYAPYAVPSRRQRSSFQKQEQMHINMETKQKPSERRMERDRQNETLGSWFKIIIPFGIKYDEKWLLDLIQKECSVPFIPVEFHYEKMQAQFFVENANIAGALKNVNGKIFNEDNEKISIFVEPCDAPKSVQKALKSEKVEQMKLSSLDQSNKKPYMVHSLSTIMENASHTKNLNLSNTEVKSAGEMDKGQQLEPEGMWVDRNATCTTSPDKSTNISTILELFPRLLSLDGQETLSGSKCATEAPKCLPTCKGSFFGSDELKSLILQFLQQYYLIHDYGDRQGLLCAYHEEACFSLTIPFHFKDPGPSSMCAYFKNSRNMKKLKDPDLRFQLLKHTKCDIVHALCGLPKTQHDLKSFMVDMWFQTQTMLCFSVNGVFKEVEGRFPGCVRSFTRTFITTPATSSSFCIVNDKLLVSDFRPKKTEPVLFIPKPKPVNSMPTFSLEQQKMVQDFSIQSGRNFQQSQK